From the genome of Leptodactylus fuscus isolate aLepFus1 chromosome 1, aLepFus1.hap2, whole genome shotgun sequence, one region includes:
- the LOC142197078 gene encoding uncharacterized protein LOC142197078, with protein MLELLTGEVPIRCQDVAVYFSMEEWEYLEGHEDRYKEVMMEDPRPQISADGSSRRNLPERCCLYSQDCPEENVPEDHQGINLIYVKTEDEEETEHHQGEDLTNSKEEEEEEERMRSHHLCKREEEEEEMPGGVISENPGNSCEGSVVIMLNYKVEDEDMMERSARENLFTPNVHPGRHNIDPSYNPPNHEEPSPDQSQTTSTRVNRPQSHQQVTKSSGLLQQRKFHTREKPYSCSECGKCFTDKSSLVRHERIHTGEKPYSCSLCGKSFTNKSHLVKHERIHTGEKPYSCSLCERCFKDKSSLVRHERIHTGEKPYACPECGKSFTQKSDLVTHERSHTGEKPYTCSECGKRFTDRSNLIIHQRIHTGEKPYPCSECGKCFTDKSNLVIHQRIHTGEKPYSCLECGKCFITKTGLRDHQRIHTGEKPYPCSECGKCFMDKSSLGKHQRIHTGEKP; from the exons atgctggagctgctgactggagag gttcctataaggtgtcaggatgtcgctgtctatttctccatggaggagtgggagtatttagaaggacacgaggatcggtacaaggaggtgatgatggaggacccccggCCCCAAATATCAGCAG atggatccagtaggagaaatcTCCCCGAGAGATGTTGtctgtattcccaggactgcccggaggagaatgtcccagaGGATCACCAG GGTATCAATCTGATTTATGTAAAGACTGAAGACGAGGAAGAGACGGAACATCATCAG GGAGAAGATCTGACTAATagtaaggaggaagaagaggaggaggagaggatgaggagccatcacctgtgtaagcgggaagaggaggaggaggaaatgcccGGAGGTGTTATCTCAG AAAATCCCGGTAATAGTTGTGAGGGGAGCGTCGTGATAATGCTGAATTATAAAGtagaagatgaagatatgatggagcgctccGCAAGAGAAAACCTCTTTACCcctaatgtacatccaggacgtcacaatatagatccatcatataatcccccgaatcatgaggaaccttctCCTGACCAATCACAGACTACGAGCACAAGGGTTAATAGGCCCCAATCTCATCAACAGGTCACAAAAAGCTCAGGACTTCTTCAACAGAGAAAATTTCACACAAGAGAGAAGCCATActcctgttcagaatgtggcaagtgctttacagataaatcaagtcttgtcagacatgagagaattcacacaggagagaagccctaTTCATGTTCATTGTGTGGGAAGAGCTTTACCAATAAATCACATCTTGTCAAACATGAAagaatccacacaggagagaagccatattcatgttcgctTTGTGAGAGATGTTTTAAagataaatcaagtcttgttagaCATGagcgaattcacacaggagagaaaccatatgcctgccctgaatgtgggaaatcttttacccagaaatcagatcttgttacacatgagagaagtcacacaggggagaagccatacacatgttcagaatgtggaaagcgCTTTACAGATAGATCAAATCttattatacatcagagaattcacacgggagagaagccatatccatgttcagaatgtgggaaatgttttacagataaatcaaaccttgttatacatcagagaatccacacgggggagaagccatactCGTGCTTggaatgcgggaaatgttttattactaAAACTGGACTTCGTGATCATCAgagaatccacacaggagagaaaccgtatccgtgttcagaatgtgggaagtgttttatgGATAAATCAAGTCTTggtaaacatcagagaattcacacaggagagaagccataa